One genomic window of Tribolium castaneum strain GA2 chromosome 10, icTriCast1.1, whole genome shotgun sequence includes the following:
- the LOC661259 gene encoding trans-1,2-dihydrobenzene-1,2-diol dehydrogenase codes for MALRWGIVSAGKICHDFVTALQTLPKSEHQVVAVAARALPSAQNFAQSHGIPKAYEGYIKIAEDKDVDIAYVGTLNPQHFEVAKMMLEHGKHVLCEKPLTMNERQTRALVDIAKRKNLFLMEAIWSRCFPAYQELRKVLESGSIGDVLQVNASFGFNLLNVERLRSKELGGGTILDLCVYVLQFQQLVFKGATPTKVLAVGGLNSEGTDDYTSSLWTYPGDKVANLTTSAKAQYPNEAVIVGTKGIIRVPDFWCCTEFITPERTHRFELPKTDIHFNFHKSVGLSYEAQHVRECIKAGKTESPYLTHAESIQLAQHMDTLQKLVGVVFPADN; via the exons ATGGCCTTGCGCTGGGGAATCGTAAGTGCGGGCAAGATTTGCCACGACTTCGTCACCGCCCTCCAAACTCTCCCAAAATCTGAGCACCAGGTCGTGGCCGTGGCGGCTCGGGCGTTGCCAAGTGCCCAAAACTTTGCCCAAAGCCATGGGATTCCTAAAGCTTATGAAGGTTACATCAAAATCGCTGAGGACAAAGATGTTG ACATCGCGTATGTTGGAACGCTCAATCCGCAACATTTCGAAGTTGCGAAAATGATGCTAGAGCATGGCAAACACGTCCTGTGTGAGAAACCGCTCACGATGAATGAGAGACAAACGCGCGCGTTGGTGGATATTGCCAAAAGGAAGAATTTGTTTCTGATGGAAGCGATTTGGAGTAGGTGCTTTCCAGCGTACCAGGAGTTGAGGAAGGTTTTGGAGTCGGGCAGTATTGGGGATGTGCTTCAAGTGAATGCCAGTTTTGGGTTCAATCTATTAAATGTTGAAAGACTGAG GTCGAAAGAACTAGGCGGTGGAACGATTCTTGATTTGTGTGTTTATGTTTTGCAATTTCAACAGTTGGTTTTCAAAGGCGCTACGCCGACGAAGGTGTTAGCTGTTGGTGGTTTGAACAGCGAAGGAACTGATGATTACACTAGTTCTCTGTGGACGTACCCCGGCGATAAGGTCGCAAATCTGACAACGTCAGCCAAAGCCCAATACCCCAACGAAGCAGTGATAGTCGGAACTAAAGGAATAATAAGAGTTCCAGATTTTTGGTGCTGCACGGAGTTTATTACTCCTGAAAGGACACACCGATTTGAATTGCCCAAAACTGATATTCACTTCAATTTCCATAAAAGCGTCGGCTTGTCATATGAGGCCCAACATGTTAGGGAATGCATCAAAGCGG gtAAAACTGAAAGTCCCTATTTGACTCATGCGGAATCAATCCAGTTAGCCCAACACATGGACACGCTACAAAAGTTAGTTGGAGTAGTTTTCCCGGCTGATAACTAA
- the chn gene encoding zinc finger protein Xfin isoform X1, which yields MEVAMPMSGTAIDCYEDMFKEITRKLYGEDGLPELTGTERLPTNQDRGLTPIDYDVDNPILKPEEHLTAFGLAALMQNGFPTTGILNSTFQQHKTTATTTVEDKWTANEDALQWTQSKIATYNPSQKLFRCAECDCVGYLPRVAEHWLGTHSNLRAFQCPQCPYESAWARCVRMHLSRQHNINTDEASDTLAKNNPILQEITKYLQRLKNKLENNCAKPSHINNSQILDEFQSSSTSTNNHLNNNQVVATNSDASSSSSTKRYTCTYCPYATDRRDLFTRHENIHREEKPFQCYVCQKQFNRADHVKKHFLRMHREHPYDLNRIRRHPPKNASGMSYYQKYNANSTNQSPDSISSLANINSLSIPNGFNNISRNANNIRPGNTTDMKNGITNIKSGNISKGNGKKKGEKRFTCCYCSWSGVDNWCLKRHMNTHLKPFVCGLCDYKAARSERLATHVLKVHNKRACGKCSFLADDPAQLTVHQQEHHPLEQRNRSGNNILRNNSFNNSTATSSSSCSQSQTSLKPHELSAAAALLQHSNRLLQNDNKWKNHAPKQHGAARLFNYMEASDGSEPESESRGAEDMSRLNLNHRIQSDFLEAGDVGSQADEEEGEEMELPLFVCPTCGCEFEDDMSLETHQYTHRHSTTSPAKSDNSKENVNPNLLKYRCCLCDFAFENQSSVMAHMVSHSSLSGAQAKSTLTKRSRKQSRPKKMVLPFWDLNEVEVLRHLNGNLSGELQQASASMSRKYMARIVARKGLYCVLCKSSSVNRYHTKASLALHHYWKHLNKRFKCEHCDLHFRHRYQCVLHASREHINKPPILKSQTVPIKEPIHSAVPASQDAHHFFANSQTVTVPDASSNAHKIGMSFFDHSFIHPTNAINSHMPIIIPTFPPN from the exons ATGGAGGTGGCAATGCCCATGTCGGGTACTGCCATCGACTGCTATGAAGACATGTTCAAAGAGATAACCAGGAAGCTCTACGGCGAGGACGGCTTGCCTGAATTAACCGGAACCGAGCGACTTCCCACAAACCAGGATCGTGGCTTAACTCCGATCGATTATGACGTTGACAATCCAATTTTAAAGCCGGAAGAACATTTAACTGCATTTGGCTTAGCTGCGCTAATGCAAAATGGTTTCCCCACAACAGGAATACTCAATTCGACGTTTCAACAACACAAGACTACTGCAACAACGACCGTTGAGGACAAGTGGACCGCCAATGAAGACGCTCTCCAGTGGACGCAGTCGAAAATTGCCACTTATAATCCATCACAGAAATTGTTTCGATGCGCGGAATGTGATTGTGTCGGGTATCTCCCGAGAGTTGCTGAACATTGGTTAGGGACTCACTCGAATTTAAGAGCTTTTCAATGTCCGCAATGTCCGTACGAAAGTGCGTGGGCCAGGTGTGTACGAATGCATTTGAGTCGCCAACACAACATCAACACCGACGAAGCTTCGGACACTTTGGCCAAAAACAACCCAATTTTGCAAGAAATCACAAAATACCTCCAAAggctcaaaaataaattagaaaacaaTTGTGCGAAACCATCACATATAAACAACTCGCAAATCTTAGACGAGTTTCAATCTTCCTCGACCTCTACCAACAATCATCTCAACAACAATCAAGTGGTTGCCACAAACTCCGACGCATCCAGCAGTTCCTCCACCAAAAGGTACACCTGTACCTACTGCCCCTACGCTACGGACCGCAGAGACCTATTTACGCGGCATGAGAATATTCATCGCGAAGAGAAACCGTTCCAGTGTTACGTCTGTCAGAAACAATTCAATCGAGCGGATCATGTTAAAAAGCACTTCCTTCGAATGCACAGGGAGCACCCTTATGATCTGAACCGGATACGCCGACATCCTCCGAAAAACGCTTCGGGAATGTCGTATTATCAAAAATACAACGCAAATTCTACAAATCAATCACCGGATTCCATATCTTCGCTGGCGAATATTAATTCCCTTTCCATTCCAAACGGATTTAATAACATATCGCGCAATGCCAATAATATCAGACCAGGTAACACCACCGATATGAAGAACGGGATTACAAACATTAAATCTGGGAATATTTCCAAAGGTAATGGAAAAAAGAAAGGCGAGAAACGATTCACTTGTTGTTACTGCTCCTGGTCGGGGGTTGATAACTGGTGCTTAAAACGGCACATGAACACTCATTTAAAACCATTCGTGTGCGGCCTTTGTGATTACAAAGCAGCGAGATCTGAAAGATTGGCAACCCACGTGCTGAAAGTACACAATAAACGAGCTTGTGGAAAATGCAGTTTTTTGGCCGACGATCCCGCCCAATTAACCGTACACCAGCAAGAGCACCA TCCTTTGGAGCAACGAAACCGATCAGGAAACaacattttgcgaaataattccTTCAATAACAGCACGGCAACGTCATCATCCTCGTGCAG CCAAAGCCAGACGAGTCTGAAGCCCCACGAGCTGAGTGCCGCTGCTGCTCTGCTCCAGCACAGCAACCGCTTGCTTCAAAACGACAACAAGTGGAAAAACCACGCTCCCAAGCAACACGGAGCTGCGCGTCTCTTCAATTACATGGAAGCCAGCGATGGGTCGGAGCCGGAGTCGGAATCACGCGGGGCCGAAGACATGAGTCGGTTGAACTTGAATCACCGGATTCAGTCGGATTTTCTTGAGGCGGGAGATGTTGGTAGCCAGGCCGACGAGGAAGAGGGTGAAGAGATGGAGCTCCCTTTGTTCGTCTGCCCCACGTGCGGCTGCGAGTTCGAGGACGACATGTCACTTGAAACCCATCAATACACGCACCGTCACAGCACCACATCTCCCGCAAAATCCGACAACTCCAAGGAGAATGTCAACCCTAATTTACTAAAGTATCGATGTTGTTTGTGCGATTTTGCCTTTGAGAATCAGTCTTCTGTTATGGCGCACATGGTGTCTCATTCGAGCCTGAGCGGGGCGCAGGCGAAGTCCACGTTGACGAAGCGCTCCCGGAAACAGAGCCGCCCCAAAAAGATGGTCTTGCCGTTCTGGGACTTGAACGAAGTTGAAGTGTTGCGGCACCTCAATGGGAACTTAAGCGGCGAGCTGCAACAGGCCTCTGCCTCCATGTCCAGGAAGTACATGGCCAGGATTGTCGCTCGCAAAGGACTGTATTGCGTGCTCTGCAAGAGCTCCAGTGTGAACAGATACCACACAAAGGCGAGCCTAGCTTTGCATCACTACTGGAAACACTTGAACAAGCGCTTCAAGTGCGAACATTGCGACCTACATTTCCGGCATCGGTATCAGTGTGTGCTGCATGCCAGTCGCGAGCATATAAATAAACCACCGATCCTTAAGTCTCAAACAGTGCCTATTAAAGAACCAATTCATTCCGCAGTACCTGCTTCCCAGGACGCCCATCATTTCTTCGCAAACTCTCAAACTGTTACTGTACCTGACGCATCATCCAATGCGCATAAAATAGGGATGTCGTTTTTTGACCACTCGTTCATACACCCCACCAACGCCATCAACAGTCATATGCCGATCATCATACCCACTTTTCCACCAAATTAA
- the LOC103313050 gene encoding trans-1,2-dihydrobenzene-1,2-diol dehydrogenase, producing MGGGAILDLGVYMLQFQQYVFRGLRPINIAVNSHLNDQKTDESAGAIITYPDGKMAVVSTSARVSLPNEGTVVGTKGTIRMPDFWCPTQLITPEKTVAFFHKNSAGLAYQAEEARQCIKAGKTECPHMPHQESIELAQLMDLLRKEVGVVFPQDFE from the exons ATGGGAGGAGGTGCCATCTTGGATTTGGGAGTCTACATGTTGCAATTCCAACAGTACGTTTTCCGGGGACTCCGTCCAATCAATATTGCAGTCAATAGCCATTTAAATGACCAAAAAACCGACGAAAGTGCCGGTGCTATTATCACTTATCCTGATGGCAAAATGGCAGTGGTTAGCACTTCGGCCAGAGTATCGCTACCAAATGAAGGCACTGTTGTTGGCACCAAAGGCACAATCAGAATGCCCGATTTTTGGTGTCCCACTCAACTTATTACGCCCGAAAAAACGGTTGCTTTTTTCCATAAGAACAGTGCCGGGTTAGCTTACCAAGCTGAAGAAGCGCGACAGTGTATCAAAGCTG GTAAAACAGAATGTCCCCACATGCCACACCAGGAGTCAATTGAACTAGCCCAGCTGATGGATTTATTGAGGAAAGAAGTTGGGGTTGTTTTTCCGCAAGATTTTGAATAA
- the chn gene encoding zinc finger protein Xfin isoform X2, with the protein MEVAMPMSGTAIDCYEDMFKEITRKLYGEDGLPELTGTERLPTNQDRGLTPIDYDVDNPILKPEEHLTAFGLAALMQNGFPTTGILNSTFQQHKTTATTTVEDKWTANEDALQWTQSKIATYNPSQKLFRCAECDCVGYLPRVAEHWLGTHSNLRAFQCPQCPYESAWARCVRMHLSRQHNINTDEASDTLAKNNPILQEITKYLQRLKNKLENNCAKPSHINNSQILDEFQSSSTSTNNHLNNNQVVATNSDASSSSSTKRYTCTYCPYATDRRDLFTRHENIHREEKPFQCYVCQKQFNRADHVKKHFLRMHREHPYDLNRIRRHPPKNASGMSYYQKYNANSTNQSPDSISSLANINSLSIPNGFNNISRNANNIRPGNGKKKGEKRFTCCYCSWSGVDNWCLKRHMNTHLKPFVCGLCDYKAARSERLATHVLKVHNKRACGKCSFLADDPAQLTVHQQEHHPLEQRNRSGNNILRNNSFNNSTATSSSSCSQSQTSLKPHELSAAAALLQHSNRLLQNDNKWKNHAPKQHGAARLFNYMEASDGSEPESESRGAEDMSRLNLNHRIQSDFLEAGDVGSQADEEEGEEMELPLFVCPTCGCEFEDDMSLETHQYTHRHSTTSPAKSDNSKENVNPNLLKYRCCLCDFAFENQSSVMAHMVSHSSLSGAQAKSTLTKRSRKQSRPKKMVLPFWDLNEVEVLRHLNGNLSGELQQASASMSRKYMARIVARKGLYCVLCKSSSVNRYHTKASLALHHYWKHLNKRFKCEHCDLHFRHRYQCVLHASREHINKPPILKSQTVPIKEPIHSAVPASQDAHHFFANSQTVTVPDASSNAHKIGMSFFDHSFIHPTNAINSHMPIIIPTFPPN; encoded by the exons ATGGAGGTGGCAATGCCCATGTCGGGTACTGCCATCGACTGCTATGAAGACATGTTCAAAGAGATAACCAGGAAGCTCTACGGCGAGGACGGCTTGCCTGAATTAACCGGAACCGAGCGACTTCCCACAAACCAGGATCGTGGCTTAACTCCGATCGATTATGACGTTGACAATCCAATTTTAAAGCCGGAAGAACATTTAACTGCATTTGGCTTAGCTGCGCTAATGCAAAATGGTTTCCCCACAACAGGAATACTCAATTCGACGTTTCAACAACACAAGACTACTGCAACAACGACCGTTGAGGACAAGTGGACCGCCAATGAAGACGCTCTCCAGTGGACGCAGTCGAAAATTGCCACTTATAATCCATCACAGAAATTGTTTCGATGCGCGGAATGTGATTGTGTCGGGTATCTCCCGAGAGTTGCTGAACATTGGTTAGGGACTCACTCGAATTTAAGAGCTTTTCAATGTCCGCAATGTCCGTACGAAAGTGCGTGGGCCAGGTGTGTACGAATGCATTTGAGTCGCCAACACAACATCAACACCGACGAAGCTTCGGACACTTTGGCCAAAAACAACCCAATTTTGCAAGAAATCACAAAATACCTCCAAAggctcaaaaataaattagaaaacaaTTGTGCGAAACCATCACATATAAACAACTCGCAAATCTTAGACGAGTTTCAATCTTCCTCGACCTCTACCAACAATCATCTCAACAACAATCAAGTGGTTGCCACAAACTCCGACGCATCCAGCAGTTCCTCCACCAAAAGGTACACCTGTACCTACTGCCCCTACGCTACGGACCGCAGAGACCTATTTACGCGGCATGAGAATATTCATCGCGAAGAGAAACCGTTCCAGTGTTACGTCTGTCAGAAACAATTCAATCGAGCGGATCATGTTAAAAAGCACTTCCTTCGAATGCACAGGGAGCACCCTTATGATCTGAACCGGATACGCCGACATCCTCCGAAAAACGCTTCGGGAATGTCGTATTATCAAAAATACAACGCAAATTCTACAAATCAATCACCGGATTCCATATCTTCGCTGGCGAATATTAATTCCCTTTCCATTCCAAACGGATTTAATAACATATCGCGCAATGCCAATAATATCAGACCAG GTAATGGAAAAAAGAAAGGCGAGAAACGATTCACTTGTTGTTACTGCTCCTGGTCGGGGGTTGATAACTGGTGCTTAAAACGGCACATGAACACTCATTTAAAACCATTCGTGTGCGGCCTTTGTGATTACAAAGCAGCGAGATCTGAAAGATTGGCAACCCACGTGCTGAAAGTACACAATAAACGAGCTTGTGGAAAATGCAGTTTTTTGGCCGACGATCCCGCCCAATTAACCGTACACCAGCAAGAGCACCA TCCTTTGGAGCAACGAAACCGATCAGGAAACaacattttgcgaaataattccTTCAATAACAGCACGGCAACGTCATCATCCTCGTGCAG CCAAAGCCAGACGAGTCTGAAGCCCCACGAGCTGAGTGCCGCTGCTGCTCTGCTCCAGCACAGCAACCGCTTGCTTCAAAACGACAACAAGTGGAAAAACCACGCTCCCAAGCAACACGGAGCTGCGCGTCTCTTCAATTACATGGAAGCCAGCGATGGGTCGGAGCCGGAGTCGGAATCACGCGGGGCCGAAGACATGAGTCGGTTGAACTTGAATCACCGGATTCAGTCGGATTTTCTTGAGGCGGGAGATGTTGGTAGCCAGGCCGACGAGGAAGAGGGTGAAGAGATGGAGCTCCCTTTGTTCGTCTGCCCCACGTGCGGCTGCGAGTTCGAGGACGACATGTCACTTGAAACCCATCAATACACGCACCGTCACAGCACCACATCTCCCGCAAAATCCGACAACTCCAAGGAGAATGTCAACCCTAATTTACTAAAGTATCGATGTTGTTTGTGCGATTTTGCCTTTGAGAATCAGTCTTCTGTTATGGCGCACATGGTGTCTCATTCGAGCCTGAGCGGGGCGCAGGCGAAGTCCACGTTGACGAAGCGCTCCCGGAAACAGAGCCGCCCCAAAAAGATGGTCTTGCCGTTCTGGGACTTGAACGAAGTTGAAGTGTTGCGGCACCTCAATGGGAACTTAAGCGGCGAGCTGCAACAGGCCTCTGCCTCCATGTCCAGGAAGTACATGGCCAGGATTGTCGCTCGCAAAGGACTGTATTGCGTGCTCTGCAAGAGCTCCAGTGTGAACAGATACCACACAAAGGCGAGCCTAGCTTTGCATCACTACTGGAAACACTTGAACAAGCGCTTCAAGTGCGAACATTGCGACCTACATTTCCGGCATCGGTATCAGTGTGTGCTGCATGCCAGTCGCGAGCATATAAATAAACCACCGATCCTTAAGTCTCAAACAGTGCCTATTAAAGAACCAATTCATTCCGCAGTACCTGCTTCCCAGGACGCCCATCATTTCTTCGCAAACTCTCAAACTGTTACTGTACCTGACGCATCATCCAATGCGCATAAAATAGGGATGTCGTTTTTTGACCACTCGTTCATACACCCCACCAACGCCATCAACAGTCATATGCCGATCATCATACCCACTTTTCCACCAAATTAA
- the LOC660151 gene encoding oxysterol-binding protein-related protein 2 encodes METERKEHRLVLPVPMYHNDYNIWSVLKNCIGKELSKITMPVVFNEPLSFLQRMAEYMEYSHLLRLASQQQDPIIRMQYVIGFAVSALASNWERLGKPFNPLLGETYELEREEFKIICEQVSHHPPVSAFHAESKDWVFHGSIHPKLKFWGKSVEIQPKGTVTVEFPKLNEAYTWSNVQCCVHNIIVGKLWMEQCGTMEIVNHSTGHKAHLTFKPAGWNSKDLHRVEGYIADKSKHKLFFIYGKWTEFIKCTDYASYEDYLKENSHKFKRDGDKSKSPNDSPSHTSRKVLQKLNSLKVSPFKSNSSQESVDECAPPDVPDGMVPKSDSTYSIDIPNSVTIWKVKPRPLQSSDYYQFTEFAMSLNELEPGMDTSLCPTDSRLRPDIRKLEQGDIDGAAIEKTRLEEKQRDANKHRKSKKGTEWSPRWFNSGINPHTKQEDWVYNGNYWKREYTDNPDIF; translated from the exons ATGGAAACCGAACGGAAGGAACATAG GCTCGTTCTGCCAGTGCCGATGTATCACAATGACTACAACATTTGGTcagtattaaaaaactgtattGGGAAAGAATTGAGCAAAATCACGATGCCAGTGGTATTTAACGAACCATTAAGCTTCCTGCAAAGGATGGCTGAATACATGGAATATTCCCACCTGCTACGTTTGGCGTCACAGCAGCAAGACCCCATAATTCGAATGCAGTATGTCATAG GTTTCGCCGTCAGTGCTCTAG CATCAAACTGGGAACGTCTCGGCAAACCGTTTAATCCTCTCTTGGGCGAAACTTACGAGTTGGAAAGAGAAGAGTTTAAGATAATTTGTGAACAAGTCAGTCACCACCCGCCAGTCTCGGCTTTTCACGCTGAAAGCAAAGACTGGGTTTTCCACGGTTCAATCCACCCGAAGTTGAAATTCTGGGGAAAAAGCGTCGAGATCCAACCGAAGGGAACAGTCACTGTCGAGTTCCCTAA ACTAAACGAGGCCTACACTTGGAGCAACGTTCAGTGCTGCGTCCACAACATAATCGTTGGGAAATTATGGATGGAACAGTGCGGGACAATGGAAATTGTCAATCACTCGACTGGACACAAGGCCCATTTGACGTTCAAGCCCGCAGGCTGGAACTCCAAGGACCTGCACCGCGTCGAAGGCTACATTGCGGACAAATCGaagcataaattatttttcatttacggGAAATGGACCGAATTCATCAAATGCACAGACTATGCTTCCTACGAGGACTACTTGAAGGAAAACTCGCACAAATTCAAGCGCGACGGTGACAAGAGCAAAAGCCCGAACGATTCCCCATCTCACACTTCCCGGaaagttttgcaaaaactgaACAGCTTGAAAGTCAGCCCTTTCAAGTCAAACTCGAGCCAAGAG AGTGTCGATGAGTGTGCCCCTCCAGACGTCCCGGATGGCATGGTTCCAAAGAGCGATTCCACCTACTCCATTGACATTCCCAATTCGGTGACGATCTGGAAAGTCAAGCCTCGGCCCTTGCAGAGCAGTGAC TATTACCAGTTTACCGAATTCGCCATGTCTTTGAACGAGCTGGAGCCCGGAATGGACACGAGTCTGTGTCCAACCGACTCGCGCCTTCGGCCCGACATTCGAAAGCTGGAGCAGGGCGACATCGACGGAGCCGCTATCGAAAAAACCCGTCTGGAGGAGAAACAAAGAGACGCGAATAAGCACCGCAAGAGCAAGAAAGGGACAGAGTGGAGTCCCAG GTGGTTCAACTCGGGGATTAATCCGCACACCAAGCAGGAGGATTGGGTCTACAATGGGAATTACTGGAAGAGGGAGTACACCGATAATCCCGATATATTTTAA
- the LOC660272 gene encoding trans-1,2-dihydrobenzene-1,2-diol dehydrogenase isoform X1, with the protein MALKWGIVSAGRICHDFVTAVQTYPETDHRIVAIGARALTSAQKFAKDHQIPKAYEGYEGIARDPEVDIVYVGNLNPQHFEVSKLMLEHGKHVLCEKPLTLNEKQTRKLVELARHKKLFLMEAVWSRCFPAYKEMKRLIESGAIGEVLFASVHFGHALQHVERLKAVEMGGGAILDLGVYMLQFQQYVFRGLRPIKIAVNGHLNDQKTDESAGAIITYPDGKMAVVSTSARVSLPNEGTVVGTKGTIRMPDFWCPTQLITPEKTYHYELPKTPVAFFHKNSAGLAYQAEEARQCIKAGKTECPHMPHQESIELAQLMDLLRKEVGVVFPQDFE; encoded by the exons ATGGCGCTGAAATGGGGTATAGTTTCAGCCGGCAGAATCTGCCATGACTTCGTAACAGCAGTTCAAACTTATCCCGAAACAGACCACAGAATTGTAGCAATTGGTGCTAGAGCACTGACTAGTGCCCAAAAATTTGCCAAAGATCACCAAATACCAAAAGCCTACGAAGGCTACGAAGGAATTGCAAGAGACCCAGAAGTTG acATCGTATATGTTGGAAATTTAAACCCTCAACACTTCGAAGTCTCGAAGTTAATGTTAGAACATGGGAAGCACgttttgtgtgaaaaaccTCTCACTCTGAACGAAAAACAAACTCGGAAATTGGTGGAACTGGCACGCCACAAGAAACTGTTTTTGATGGAAGCAGTGTGGTCTCGCTGTTTTCCAGCCTATAAGGAAATGAAGCGATTGATCGAATCTGGAGCCATTGGTGAGGTTCTCTTTGCTTCCGTGCACTTTGGACATGCTTTGCAACATGTGGAAAGACTCAA agcGGTGGAAATGGGAGGAGGTGCCATCTTGGATTTGGGAGTCTACATGTTGCAATTCCAACAGTACGTTTTCCGTGGACTGCGTCCCATCAAAATTGCAGTCAATGGCCATTTAAATGACCAAAAAACCGACGAAAGTGCCGGTGCTATCATCACTTATCCTGATGGCAAAATGGCAGTGGTTAGCACTTCGGCCAGAGTATCGCTACCAAATGAAGGCACTGTTGTTGGCACCAAAGGCACAATCAGAATGCCCGATTTTTGGTGTCCCACTCAACTTATTACGCCCGAAAAAACGTACCACTACGAGCTGCCCAAAACACCGGTTGCTTTTTTCCATAAGAACAGTGCCGGGTTAGCTTACCAAGCTGAAGAAGCGCGACAGTGTATCAAAGCTG GTAAAACAGAATGTCCCCACATGCCACACCAGGAGTCAATTGAACTAGCCCAGCTGATGGATTTATTGAGGAAAGAAGTTGGGGTTGTTTTTCCGCAAGATTTTGAATAA
- the LOC660272 gene encoding trans-1,2-dihydrobenzene-1,2-diol dehydrogenase isoform X2, which produces MALKWGIVSAGRICHDFVTAVQTYPETDHRIVAIGARALTSAQKFAKDHQIPKAYEGYEGIARDPEVDIVYVGNLNPQHFEVSKLMLEHGKHVLCEKPLTLNEKQTRKLVELARHKKLFLMEAVWSRCFPAYKEMKRLIESGAIGEVLFASVHFGHALQHVERLKAVEMGGGAILDLGVYMLQFQQYVFRGLRPIKIAVNGHLNDQKTDESAGAIITYPDGKMAVVSTSARVSLPNEGTVVGTKGTIRMPDFWCPTQLITPEKTYHYELPKTPVAFFHKNSAGLAYQAEEARQCIKAGKTECPHMPHQESIELAQLMDLLRKEVGVVFPQDFE; this is translated from the exons ATGGCGCTGAAATGGGGTATAGTTTCAGCCGGCAGAATCTGCCATGACTTCGTAACAGCAGTTCAAACTTATCCCGAAACAGACCACAGAATTGTAGCAATTGGTGCTAGAGCACTGACTAGTGCCCAAAAATTTGCCAAAGATCACCAAATACCAAAAGCCTACGAAGGCTACGAAGGAATTGCAAGAGACCCAGAAGTTG acATCGTATATGTTGGAAATTTAAACCCTCAACACTTCGAAGTCTCGAAGTTAATGTTAGAACATGGGAAGCACgttttgtgtgaaaaaccTCTCACTCTGAACGAAAAACAAACTCGGAAATTGGTGGAACTGGCACGCCACAAGAAACTGTTTTTGATGGAAGCAGTGTGGTCTCGCTGTTTTCCAGCCTATAAGGAAATGAAGCGATTGATCGAATCTGGAGCCATTGGTGAGGTTCTCTTTGCTTCCGTGCACTTTGGACATGCTTTGCAACATGTGGAAAGACTCAA agcTGTGGAAATGGGAGGAGGTGCCATCTTGGATTTGGGAGTCTACATGTTGCAATTCCAACAGTACGTTTTCCGTGGACTGCGTCCCATCAAAATTGCAGTCAATGGCCATTTAAATGACCAAAAAACCGACGAAAGTGCCGGTGCTATTATCACTTATCCTGATGGCAAAATGGCAGTGGTTAGCACTTCAGCCAGAGTATCGCTACCAAATGAAGGCACTGTTGTTGGCACCAAAGGCACAATCAGAATGCCCGATTTTTGGTGTCCCACTCAACTTATTACGCCCGAAAAAACGTACCACTACGAGCTGCCCAAAACACCGGTTGCTTTTTTCCATAAGAACAGTGCCGGGTTAGCTTACCAAGCTGAAGAAGCGCGACAGTGTATCAAAGCTG GTAAAACAGAATGTCCCCACATGCCACACCAGGAGTCAATTGAACTAGCCCAGCTGATGGATTTATTGAGGAAAGAAGTTGGGGTTGTTTTTCCGCAAGATTTTGAATAA